The region CAATTTCCGCCAGATTCCCCGTGATGAAGGACATAAACAACCCATCAAAGCCATCACCGAAGCTGTTACTGATAAAACCGCAATTGTATTCATCACTTCACCGGACAACCCGACAGGACTTGCTGTCACGGTGGATGAAGTGCGTGAAATGGCGGCATCCATACCGGAGCAAACCCTGCTGGTCATCGATGAAGCCTACATAGAATTCGCCAGACCGGCTGAAAAATATGACATGCGCGGTCTGCTGAACGAATTTCCCAACATAGTCCTGACCCGCACCTTCTCCAAGGCCTACGCACTGGCCGGACTGCGCATCGGCTACGGCATAATGAGTCCTGAACTTGCCGAGTATATCAAAAGCGCCCGGGCACCTTTCACCGTAAACCTGCTGGCCGAAGAAGCAGGCATTGCCGTGCTTGAAGATGAAGCTTTCTTCAATACTACAATGGACGTTGTTCTACGTGGGCGCACCCTTTTTACTGATGAAATCCGCAAAATGGGCTGCGAAGTGCTTGATTCCCAGGCCAACTTCATTATGTTTAAGCCCACCCGCGATGCCATGGATGTTTTCCAGAAGTTGCTGGAACGCGGAATCATTGTCCGCCCGCTGAAAAGCTTCGGACTTGATGAGTACATCCGGGTTAATATGGGAACTGATCAGGAAAACAAAATATTTCTGAAAACACTTAAGGAGATCCTTTAATGGATACACCTTTCATTATTACTCTGGACGGACCCGCCGGTGTAGGCAAATCAACCCTTGCTAAACGGCTGGCCGACCGATTTGAAATAGCCTACCTCGATACCGGGGCGATGTTCCGCGGCACTGCGTGGAAGCTTGGTCAGGGGTCATGGGACTGGGATGAAGAGAAGCTCGACGAAGCGCTCAAAGGGCTGGAATTCACCCTCTCCGGCAGTGGCAGCAATTCCACTCTAAGCCTGAACGGAACTCCGCTGACGGATGAAATTCGCACCGAGACAGTCGGGATGTGGGCTTCCAACATGGCCAGAATACCGGCCGTGCGCGAATATCAGAAAATAGCTCAGCGCCGCATAGGCGAAACAACATCGCTGATAGCTGAAGGCCGCGATATGGGCACCGTAATATTCCCGCAGGCTCCCTGTAAATTTTTCCTTGATGCCGACCTTGAAGAACGGGCCCGCAGACGCTTTGAACAGCTGAAGGAAATGGGCAAACCGGCGGAAATGGAAGAACTGATTGAACAGATTGGTAAACGTGACGAGCAGGACCGCAACCGCAAAGTCGCACCGCTCAAACCGGCGGAAGACTCCATCCTTGTGGATACAACCAATCTCGATATTAATGGAGTATTTGACAAGTTAGTGTTCGCAACTGAAAAAAAGATCAATTAAAAACGAACACACTATTTCATGTGTTTCAGGCCGCTTGGATAATTTTCCAAGCGGCCTTTATTTTATATCAACCCAAATGTTGCTTGACTTTAAGGCTCTACGTACTACCTAATTAATCCATGAATCACCAACTAGACCAAACGGAGCTATCCGTGAAAATATCTTCTATTCTGAAAAAAATCTTTCCCGAACCGCTCGGACCGGTTTCAAATGAATTAACCGATGAACTGGCGGCTTCCTTTTTTCCCGCAGACTCAACCAGACTGGCCCACATGCGTCAGGCATGCCGTACCGCAAGCCGACTGGCCTATCAGATGGACTACGATGAGCAGACCGCGAAAAAAATCATCACCGCTGCTCTTTTTCATGATGTGGGCTATTCTGAAAAGCTTAACAAAACCGGATTTCACCCTCTCGACGGAGCGGCTTACCTCGCCCACTGTAACGCTCCCGAAGACGTAATCAGTGCTGTTCTCTGGCATTCCAGCACCCCGATTGAAATTGAGAATCTCCCCGAGATCAAAAAAATATACGACAACTTTCCCGGCCCGAACTACGACAGCCCTATCCATAAGGCAGTTGCATACGCGGACTTCAGGACCTCCCCCCTCGGCGAATCCTACTCTTTCGGCCAACGCATTGCTGAGCTTGAAAGCAGATTTGGAATCGGTTCAGTTCCGCCGTCCATAGCTCGCATGACTCTGCCATACGCCCGCAAGAATCAGCGGGATTATGCCAGCACCATCGCCTGTGCACAGGGTAAAAATCTGCCATGGATTTTCTGCGACATCGACAACACCCTGATCATGCCGGGAAAACGCATCGATCGCCGCACCCTGAACGCAATCAACCGCTACACCACAGCAGGCGGGCATTTCTCGCTCATTAGCGGAAAACATATGATCAGCGTCCCGCATCTGATCAGCTGCGTCGGCGACCACACACCGCATGTCGGAGTAAACGGTTCGGTAATTGTGCGCAACGGCAGGCTGGAGATTTTCGGTGAAACCATCACCCCCTTCAAAGCTATTGAAGACGCACTGCTGGAAGCAAATGTAAACTACGCGACCTATGTGCAGGATGGCATCTGGACCCGTTCTGATCTCAAAGCAAAAGAACTGGAGGACTTCGCCAACGTAGGTGAAATAATGCCCCAGTCCGGTCCTACCCCGGAAGAAAAAGGAGCCATTAAAATCCTGACCTTTTCCCATCGCGACCAGACGGAACAATGCGAACTTGTCCGCAATCTTGCCGATGCATACGGCATGAACTGCGTACGCACGGCCGAAGATTTCCTTGAGATAGGACCCGCCAGGCACGGAAAACATTCCGCCATGATGCAGATCATGAAAGAAGCAGGATGGTCGGACCTCAACTCCATCGCCATAGGTGACAGTGAAAACGACCTCACCATGTTCGGGCACGCAGGCATAAGCGCTGTCGTCGCCAATGCAGCAAGGGAGGCTTTGCCTTCGGCAGATATGATCATCCCGGCCTGCGAGGAATATGGTGTAGCCCGTCTTCTGGACACGCTTGTGGATTCAGCTCAAGACGGCTGCTGGTCCATCCCCTGCAACTGGCTTTCTGCCCATAAATAAAGACTTTTTTCAGTCCGGTTGCGACTTTCCGTCATTGTGCTATAAGAATCAGAGTTAAACTCTGAGCACTTTTCGCACTTTTAAGGAGGTCGCTCCGGTATGAAAAAATCCCTTATACTCAGCACTGCGGCAATTACACTCACTTTTGCCGTGTTATTGTTGACCTCCGGTTGCTCCAAAAACAGCACCGCTACCATCAACAACTGGGGCGCTGATCTGACCAAAGCCCTGACCACCGAAAATCCTTTTCAGGAAATTGAACTCTTTTACGGAACAGACCGACACTCCGGAGGAAGCACCGAACCGGCAAAAGCATACAATGCTGACCGGGGAGAACTCAGCTGGGGAGCCTGCTCTGTTGCCGTTCCATATGACAAAAAGATCAAGACCCTGAAAAAGTCCGCTTTCACCATGACTTCATACGGAATGCGTCCCGACGGAGAATATACGCTCAAGGATGTTCGCCCGCTTCCCCGGAAGTCAATTGAAACAATTTTACCCAAAAGACTGGCCAGATGCCCGGACAAATCCGCACTGGTTTTTATTCACGGGGTGGATGTTTCATTTGAGGAAGCCGCCCTGAGCACCGCACGCCTGAGCTACCATCTGCAATATCAGGGCGCACCCATCTTTTTCAGCTGGCCGGCTCAGGCGGAATACCTGCAGGATGAGAAAAATGCGCAATACTCAATTGCACAGCTGACCGAATTCATCAAAACGATCGCACAGACTCTGCAAGCGGAAGACATCTACCTGATCGGCGACGGCATGGGCTGCCTGCCGCTGTGCGAGGCAATGACAAAAGTAAAACTCGCTCCCGCTGATATGGCCCGCATCAGGGATTTGATCCTCATAACCCCGGATATAAACCGCACTAAATTTGCTGAAGACATACTGCCCCGAATGCATAACACAAGCGCTCATATCACGGTCTACACTTCAAACACCGATGATGCCCTGACCACCGCCCACAAAAACCGCGCAGGAGTCAGACTTGGCGATGTTTTAAATAACACAGACATGCCGGGGATCGATTTTGTGGACGCTTCCGCAGTCAGCACAAACATGAACGGCAAACCCATGGTCGTAAAAAAGACATCAATCTACAACGACATTTCAAGCATAATAAAATAGCATAAGTTTATCACAAATAAAGAACCGCGATACCTTTGAGGGTATCGCGGTTCTTTATTTGTTCTTCAAATTGCCGGAAAGCGGAGACTGATCGGCTAGGCACCTTCGTCTTCAATAAGATCGCCTGATGATGCCGCAGTACGGGCCAGATCATCACAGCGTTCGTTTTCCGGGTCTCCGGCATGTCCTTTGACCCAGCGAAAAGTCACATTGTGCTTTTCCAGTAGCGGAATGAACTGCAACCAAAGATCCTTGTTCTTAACCGGCTTCTTCGCCGCGGTTTTCCAGCCGTTTTTCTGCCAGTTATCAATCCACTTCTTAGTGAATGCATTTTTCACGTACTGGGAATCAGTGTAGAGGGTAACCTCGCATGGTTCTTTAAGCTCAGTCAGGGCCGCGATAACCGCCCGCATTTCCATGCGGTTGTTGGTTGTTTTCCGGTAGCCCTGTGAGAGTTCCTTACGGTGTTCGTTAAATAGCAGCACCGCCCCGTATCCGCCCTTTCCGGGATTACCGAGACAGGAGCCGTCTGTATATATGGTAAGTTTTTTCTTGGACATTTACCTTCATTATTCCTTGTGTGCTGATGACTCCGGGTCGGACAGGCTTCTATTTCCGTCTGTATAAACTTTAGGGACTGCCTGATTGGCATCGACATTGACCAGCCGGTCCCAGATCATGGACAGACAGGTCATGAGTGAAGTCGGCCACTCATCATCAGAAAAATGGTTTACAAAATGTTTATTCTCAAGCTCCGAAATAAACCCCTTGCCCAAAGCATGCGCCACAAGACCGGGAAAATGCATACCCACACCCTGAGTAGGCGGCGAAATGACAATCAATAATTCTTTGGGATCAACTTCCTGAGACGTAATAGGATCAAGAATTATCTGAATACGGACTTTGACCCCGAATTCAGACCGCATACTGCGAATGAATCCCTGCACGAAATCCCTTTCTGAACGGCTCAAAACCTTGGTCTGGTCCCAGAGAGCGTTACGGGCCTGTATTTTCTCCAGAGTGGATTGGTTATTTACCCAAAATGCATAAACAACCAGACCGAGAACAATAACCATCCCGATCAACCTGAGAAACTTTTCCGCGCCGGTCTTACCCTGAGGTTTAATAAACAGTGCCATGGATCATACCCTGTGCTGCTTGAGTGATTGAAATCAGATTTGAAGAAGTACCTTCAAGTGCTTATGGTATCAAGTATTTGCTTTCATGTAAAAATAGAAGCTAAGCACTCAGCTCAGCCGCCAGCCGGGCAAGCATGCTTTCCACACGATTCCTGATTTCGGCAAGCTGAGCCTTTGATGAAGCTTCAAAACGAAGCGTCAAAGCCGCCTGTGTGTTGGAAGCCCGGACCAGAGCCCAGCCGCCATCAAAGACAACGCGCACTCCGTCTATATCTATTACTTCATAGTCCTCAGCAAGCTCTAGCGCCGCCCTCCGCACCAGCTCAAACTTGATTTCCTCGGGGTATTCCACGCGCAGTTCCGGGGTGAAATATGTCTGCGGCCATTCCTCCCACATTTCTGAAACCGGAACCTCTGAACCGGAAAGGATCTCCAGCAGCCGCAGCGCGGAATAAAGCCCGTCATCAAATCCGTAAAAACGGTCAGCAAAAAAAATGTGCCCGCTCATCTCACCGCCGAGGCCGGCCCCGGTTTCGATCATCTTGGCTTTCATCACAGAATGTCCGGTACGGGCCATGAGCGGATTACCGCCATGCCGGGCCACATCATCGAAAAAGAGATGGCTGCATTTCACATCGGCAACCACGGTTTCCCCGGGCTTTCTTTCCAGCATTTCACGGGCATAGAGGGCCAGCAGACGGTCTCCGGGTACCAGCCGCCCTTTTTCATCTACAGCTCCGATCCGGTCAGCATCGCCGTCCAGCCCGATACCTACCTCTGCACCATGCTGAACAACAGCCTTAAAAAGATCGCCCATATATTCGGCAACCACCGGGTCAGGATGATGGTTGGGGAAATCCCCATCAGGTTCGCAATATTGCGGAATAACCTCGGCTCCAGCCCGGCGCAGCAGCTCCAGAGCTATATGCCCTCCGGCACCGTTGCCGCCATCCAGAACAACCTTGACAGCACGCTTAAGCTTGATGCCTGAAAGCAGATCATCCATGTAGAAGGGGACTATATCGTGGTAAGAGATAACACCGGTTCCTTCGCTGAATTCACCGGACGCCATTATTTCATATATCTGCTGGATATCATCGGTATGGATGGTTGTTTCGCCCTCCCAGACCTTGAAGCCGTTGAATTCAGGAGGATTGTGGCTGGCGGTGATCATCACCCCCGCTTTATAGTTCAGTTTTTTAGCCGCGAAATAAAATGCTGGAGAAGGGACTAGGTTAAGAAACAGGACATCAACGCCGGAAGCATTCAACCCCCGCCCCATTGCCTGCTGATAGCCCGGTGAGCTGTGGCGGCAGTCATGGCCGACCACTGCGCGGTCCCACCCTTTTGACCTGAACCATGTGCCGCAGGCCAGTCCAAGCCGCTCGACCCACTCTTCATCGAAATCATGATCCACAACTCCACGGATATCGTAAGCCCTGAATATCTCTTTTTTGATTTCTTTCACTGAATTCTCCATCGTGGTTTTTTTATTTTTATCGGCAGATAAAAGTTAACTTTACATGTGTCAAAACTTCATAAAAAAATAAACAATTTTTAAACGTACTGATTTTAAGGTTTTATCTTTAGAACAATTTGATATAATCTGTGCATATTTGCTGACGCGTCGCAGGTAACGAATAACTGCCATCTGCTTTTTGATTATAAATGCGTTGACGCGGTTATTATTTCATTAACATTTCGATCCGCATATCCGATTTTCCTTGATATGTGGGTCTATCTCACCTATCAAATATACATGAACTGGGACTGGGACAAATTATCCGAACAACGGCAGAGGAATAAAGGCGGAGGAGGAGCTCCTAAACCGCCGAATGTGGACGATATCAACTCCACGATCAAAAAACTCCGCGGTACCGGCTTGCCGGGCGGAAAATTTATCATCATCGGCATCATCCTGCTCTGGTTTCTTTCCGGGGTATACATTGTAGAACCGGATGAAGTCGGTGTGGTAACCAGATTCGGTAAGTACGTAAGTACAACAACACCGGGACCGCATTACCATCTTCCGATTCCCATTGAATCGGTCATGAAACCCAAAGTTTCACAGATCAGACGTGTGGAAGTGGGTTTCCGTTCTTACGGCTCTTCGCGCTCCTTTACTCAGGGACAATCGCGCAACGTGCCGGAGGAATCTCTTATGCTGACCGGTGATGAGAACATCGTTGATGTTCAATTCATCGTGCAATACCAGATCAAAGATCCGGTTGACTACCTTTTCAAAGTCAGCAATCAGGCGAAAACCATTCAGGATGCTGCCGAAGCGGCCATGCGTGAGATCATCGGTAAAACCAAGATCGAGCTGGCCCTGACCACCGGTAAACTCCAAATTCAGACCGAAACCAGAAACCTGCTGCAGGAAATTTCAGACCGCTACAAACTCGGGGTCAATGTTCTCGCAGTGCAGTTGCAGAACGTGCATCCACCGAACGAGGTTGTGGACGCGTTTAAAGACGTTGCGTCCGCGCGTGAAGATAAAAGCCGCTACATCAATGAAGCGGAAGCCTATCGCAACGACATTCTGCCTAAGGCAAGAGGTCAGGCTGCGGTTATCCTGAACAAAGCTGAAGCCTACAAGGAGACCAAGATCCGTCAGGCAGAAGGTCAGGCTAAACGTTTTATGGCTGTTTACAAAGAATACCAGAAGGCCAAGGATATTACGGTAAAACGTCTGTATCTGGAAACAATGCAGAACATTCTTGCCAATCCTAAAGTCACCAAGGTTATCCTTTCCGATGACGCGGCCCAAAAGGCACTCCCGTTCCTCTCTCTGGACGGAAAGGGACTTCCCATCCACAACGGTAAAAAATAGGGGATATGAATATGAGTTTACTCAAAAAAGGTTCCGCTCCCCTGGCAATTCTGATTATCGTTGCCGTGCTGGGGATCGCCCAAAGTGCATATATAGTTAAGCAGACCGAAAAAGCCATCGTGCTCCAGCTCGGTAAACCGAAAGCAGGACCGATGGGACCGGGGCTGCATTTTAAACTGCCCTTTGTTCAAAACGTGATCTACTTTGACTCACGCCTTCTGGAATATGATGCCCGCCCGGCTGAAATCCTGACCAAAGACAAAAAGAACATGGTCGTGGATAACTACTCCAAATGGCGCATTTCAGATCCGTTACTGTTTTACCGCACAGTGCGTTCCATTCCGCGCGCTCAGGCCCGGCTTGATGATATCATCTATGCTGAGCTTCGCGTTGCCCTTGGACGTTACACGCTGATTCAAATCATCTCCAGTGACCGTACTTCCATCATGGAAGAGGTTACTCAGACTTCAAACCTCCTGCTCAAGCCCTACGGCATTGAAGTCCTTGATGTCCGCATCAAGCGTACGGACCTGCCGCCGGAAAACGCCCGTGCTATTTACGGACGTATGAGAGCTGAACGTGAACGTATGGCTAAGCAATACCGTTCACAGGGTAATGAAGCGGCGGCCCGCATTACCGCTCAGGCCGATAAGGAAAGAGCAATCACAATCGCCGATGCGAACCTCAAAGCTGAGATTCTGCGAGGTGAAGGTGATGGTAAAGCAACCAAGATCTACGCCGACAGCTTCGGCAAGGCTCACAAGTTCTATGAATTCAAAAAGTCTCTCGAAGCTTACGAAGCAGGATTCAAGGACAACACCAAGTTCATCCTTTCGCAGGAAAATCCGTTCTTGAAGTTTATGAAGTAGCCAGCTTTAGTCAAATAGCTTGGCAAACTCGACATAAAAAGAATAAGCCCGTAGTATCTTAAAAGATATTACGGGCTTTAATTTTGCCGGAGAGATAACATGAAAAACTGCAAACACCTCATCGTCGGGGCCGGGATTACGGGCGGAACCATCGCAAGACGCATTGCCGAAGACCTTGGCGAGCGGGTTATAGTCATAGACAGACGCGGCCACATAGGCGGTAACTGCCACAGTCATATAAATGAAGACACGGGCATAGAGATTCACAGCTACGGCACCCATATTTTCCATACCAAAGAACGCCGGGTCTGGGATTTCATGAACCGGTTTACAGAATTCAACGGTTACAGACATAAGGTGGTAACCACTTATCAGGGCCGCACATTCCATATGCCGGTCAACCTGCAGACCATCAATTCATTTTTCGGAATCAGCTTAAAACCGCACGAAGTCGAAGGATTTATCCAGAGCAAAAGTGCGCAGGAAAACATAACCGATCCGCGGAATCTGGAAGAAAAAGCAATCAGCCTGATCGGCCGGGAATTATACGAGGCTTTTGTTAAAGGATACACCCTCAAACAATGGGAATGCGACCCGAAAGAGCTGGACGCATCGATAATTACCCGCCTTCCATTCCGGCACACATATGAATGTGACTATTTCACCGACCGTTATCAGGGGCTGCCGTGGGAGGGTTATGAAAAACTATTTGAGCGTCTGCTGGATCACGAACTGATTGAAACCCGGCTGAATACGGATTTCTTTTCTGTCCGGGACAAAATACAGCAAGACTGCAACATATACTACACCGGCCCGGTGGACAGCTATTTTGCATACTGCCATGGAGAGCTCACATGGCGTTCCCTGCGTTTTGACTACCGGGTGGAAGATGTGCCTGACTTTCAGGGCACCTCGGTCATGAATTACGCGGATATCGACGTGCCTTACACTCGCATTCATGAATACCAACACTTGCACCCGGAAAGGGAAAACAAAAGCGGCAGAACCGTCACAGCACGCGAATTCTCCATGAAATGGATACGAGGCGAAGAACCATACTATCCGGTCAATACAGATGAAGACCGCAAACGTCTTGAACTATATCAGGCGGAAGCGGCAAAGCTCGTAAACGTCCATTTCCTCGGAAGGCTGGGACAATACAAATATTATGATATGGATAAGGCCGTGCTGGCGGCGCTGGAGTTTTGCGACGAAATATAAAGCCAGAATTTCAATAGTTGGCCTGCGACAGGCATATCCCGGCTATCTCTAATCAAACGCAAGGGATTCCAGAATAGAATTGGAGACCAGCATACCGTTCTTGGTAAGCCGGAGATAGCCGGCGCTCATGCGCAACAGACCATTTTTATGTAGGGCGCTGATTAACTGACTTTTTTCTTTAATCAGATCCCGACCGGTAAGTTCCGTATAATCCGAGAGCTTAAGGCCTTTTGTGGTCCGCAAACAAAGCATGATGAGTTCCTGCGCCTTAATTTCATCGGTGAGTTCTTCAAAATCATCCCCCGCAAAACCTCCTCGTACAGCGGCGTCATACTCATCAAGATACCGCGGATTGGTGAATCTGCGGTTGCCTAATGTAGATACAGCGGAAGGACCTAGACCGAGATAATCCAAACGGTCCCAGTAACCCTGATTATGGCGGGATATAAAACCCATGCGCGCGAAATTTGAAATTTCATACTGAATGTAACCCATGGATTCCAGATACTCGGCCCCGTAAATAAACATACGGGCCTGCTCTCCTTCGGGAGGCAGTTCCATATCGATATCTTCCGCCCGCTGCCCGAAAACAGTACCCGGTTCGATTGAAAGTCCGTAACAGGACATATGCTCCGGCTTCAGCTGAACAACAGCTTTGAGCTCGTTATTCCAGTCTTTAAGCTTCTGACGCGGCAGGCCCCAGATAAGATCAATGCTGATATTGCCGAAACCGGCCTTACGGGCCATGTAATAAGACTCAGCGGCCTGCCTCGCCGAATGCGGACGGCCGAGAGTTTCGAGGTTACGGTCATCGAGGGACTGAAAACCGAGGCTGAGCCTGTTGATGCCCATATTGTAAAGGGCTTTGAAATAAGAAAGGTCGTTAGCGGAATCGGGGTTGGCTTCAAGGGTAATTTCCATTCCCTTGGTGAAGCTGAAATGCTTGCGCAGTGCATCCATAATCAGCTCAAGCTGAAAAGGAGAGATCAGGCTCGGTGTACCTCCACCGAAGTAAACCGTGCCGATACTCGCTTTTTTTAACCTTTTTCCCCAGAGTTCAATCTCTGAAAGCAGGGTTTTCATGTACCATGCAAAACTCACCTGCTCAAACGGCTGGGAATGGAACGCACAATAATTACACTTACGTTTGCAAAAAGGTACGTGGATATAAACCAGAAGATTTCTGGCTTCCTTGCCGTCTCCACGCAATAGCGGAGCATTAAAAAAAGCGGGAGTAAGTCCCATCAAAAATCCTTATCTTTATCTGCTGATCCACAGAGCAGAGCCCTCCAGTTGATGAAGGAATTTTACACAAAGCGAACGGGGAAATAACTTCTCTATCGCGGTATTGTCATGCTTACCGCGTCCGACAGCTACTACGGCATAAGGTTTTTTGGCTGTATGCTGTAAAACAGCCTTAACAACATCATCCCCATCAACAACAAGTTCCTTGATCCGTTCCGGGGCTACGCCGTTACCTTCTAGATGCTCGCGCGTAATTCTGAAAATATCTTCCGATGTTGCCGAGCCCTTTTCCTTGGAATTGCGCACATGGAGCATGGTGATGTCATGACCTGCGTTATCGCCGAGCATAAACCCGACATGATCCGCAATCCTCTGCGAAGGGGAATCCTCGTCTACACAAAGAAGGATATCCTTACGCGGAATCTCCTGCGGGCATTTACAGAACCAGAGCGGAAAATCAATCTCTTCCCAGATGACCTTGGCCCCGACGCTGTATTCAAAAAATTCTTCAATCACAGACTGGGTCTGCCGGCCCAGTATGACTGCGTCATACATGCCTTTGTGCCCTTCCTGGACGATCTCACGGGTAACATTTCCCCGTGACTGAATACTTTTGATATCTATTTTGCTTTCTTCGCAAAAACTATGATCAATAAACCACTTGCGGGTTTCTTCGAGTAACTGACGCCCCTTGTCGAGAGTTCCCTTTCCCCACGAGCCTTTCGGAGGCGCTACATTGAACAGAGTCAACCGCACATCGCAAGGCGAATGAAAGAAATCCCTTATGAACCTGACCGCATATGATGCCGTATAGTCCGCCCGCACACAAACCAGAAGATGCTTTTCCATGTTCATCCTATCCTGTTGCTGTCAAAAACCGAATTGCTTCAAGAGACAGAATCCTGATCAGGATAACCATTGAAAAGCATTAAAACAAGATAAGTTTTTTACAACTCTTTTGTATAACGCTCATTTTCGCTGAACAGACAACCGCAATACTGCTGCCGGTAGATTCCCATCTCCTTGGATCTCTCAATGCCATCTTTCCAGCCTTCCCGGAAATCATGATAATAGAATTTACAGTCACTTTTCCCGGCTATATCCCTGCCAAGCCCGGCAATACGGTCATGCTGCTGGAATTTACTGTAAAGCAGGGTGGTGGTGTAAAAATCAAATCCGCCGCGTTTAGCCAGAGAGAGAGTTCTTTCCAGACGATCCGCATAGCAATGAAAGCAACGGTTAGCCTCGCGGAAAGCCGCATTGCGGAACCATTTTTGAGAATCGTATTCGTCCAGTCTGCCGATGACTTTCACATTCATCTTATCACAGACTTCAAGAAAACCTTCCCGCCTGCGCACATATTCCTGCAGGGGATGAATATTCGGATTGTAGAAAAATGCGCTGACCTCAAAACCATGATCGCGTAATGCGTCGATAGTCGTAATGGAGCAAGGCCCGCAACAGGCGTGAAGCAAAATTCTTTTGGAGGACATATCTGGAACGACTCAGCTCGCTATAAGCGAAGCTTATTGAAAAGTTTTGGGGTTGGCCCCCGGCGGCGATGCCGAGGGCCTAAAATCTACTCATTCCATTGGATTTCAATATTAATCTTGGTATCGAACATCTTTTCGTAATGGATGACCGCGTCGCGTTTGTGGTTGAGCAGGTAAAGGGCCAGCTCTTCCTCACATTCATAAAGCAACGGCGATTCCGCATTCGGTCTGCGCAGCATGTTGTAAATATCTTTCAGCGCCTGCATTGCCTGCCATTCCATATTCCGGCGGATTCCTGTTCCGTCACAGCAGGGACAGGGCTCGGTGGAAACAGCAATGGCGGATGAACCGAGACGTTGGCGGACCAGTTCCATAAGCCCGAAACGGGAAATACGTCCCACATCAGTACGGGCACGGTCCCCTTTGAGCGCGGCGCGCATGGTTTTTTCAACCTCACGGCAATGCTTGGGGTCCTTCATCTCGATGAAGTCAATGACCACCTGACCGCCAAGGTCGCGCAGCTTAAGCTGGCGGGCAATCATTTCAGCACTTTCCTTGTTGGTCTTCAGCGCCATTTCCTTAAAATTTCGTTCGCCACCGATCTTGCCGGAGTTGATGTCGATTGCGGTCAAGGCTTCGGTCTGGTCAAAGACAAGACGGCCCCCTGAAGGCAGATTGACCTCACGACCGTAAATCTGCTCGATCTGCTTAACCAGATTGAACCGCTCCCAGAGAGATTTGTCGGTATCGGAATGCAGTTTG is a window of Maridesulfovibrio sp. DNA encoding:
- a CDS encoding epoxyqueuosine reductase QueH; amino-acid sequence: MSSKRILLHACCGPCSITTIDALRDHGFEVSAFFYNPNIHPLQEYVRRREGFLEVCDKMNVKVIGRLDEYDSQKWFRNAAFREANRCFHCYADRLERTLSLAKRGGFDFYTTTLLYSKFQQHDRIAGLGRDIAGKSDCKFYYHDFREGWKDGIERSKEMGIYRQQYCGCLFSENERYTKEL